The window CTATTACAACCATGGTTTTTCAGctgattttgattaaaccaATCTCAAATAGTCAATTGAAAGAAATCTTAAAAAGACAGAAAACAtcgttttttttcttttataattagaaGAAGGGAGATTCGAATCTTGCTCTTTAAACAAAGAATCATGCATcaaccaatgagccaaatgcttaTCATTTGAACTAACTTTTTGCCAAATCCATCTTCAGAATAATCATTGCCATGTTCAGTTTGAGTTAGTAAAACTTACATGTGATCACCTTGCAATGTCAATCTTCACAAATGACAAGAATAATGCTTGAGGAACGGGCCATGCGAAGCAGGGCTAAAGTCAGAAAAGAATGATGAATCACCATGCTGGCATCTTCTTGGGACACAACATGAATAAGCATAGAATGCTATGGCATTACACATCCCCCCTGAAGTGCCCCTAGTGTCTAAGCTGCTGTAAGTcttttggagagtgaaaaacATCATGAAAACGACAGTTGCATTTAGTTAAATAGATTGCATCACAATTAGCATAACATCATAATTACAACAAGGAGTCATGCGCTAATGCACTCGCGAAGTCATACATCAAAAGTAGAAGCCAAAACTTCAAAGCTCTACCGATATATCACTACACACCATCTGTCCCATCAAGCCTTTTACCTCTGCGTGACCTCTTCCTTTTCCTCTTGCTTTGTGCATTGCCATCATCACCCTTAGCTTCCTGCAAAGAGATTCGAACATCAAACAACGTATGAAAGTAAATTATAACTTTCATCTCAAAGGTCAAATAGATCAATGATGCCATGCATGCTGCAAGCCCGCAATATTTCAATCAAGTTACTGCAATGTCCATGATGGAGTTTGTCATTCTGTCTGAGATCCCTACTAGTGGGAGGAGGATCATCAGACATCAGATTATTTACCTCAATTACAGAAACAAGGAATACACATTTGAAAGAGAGAAGTACAAGCAACCAGAAATCGTTCTACATTCAAAGCTCACCTTCCCAGAAGCAAGACTTGTGTTTTCATgactctttttcttcttaactGAAAGTGGATTTGGACcctataaaattcaaaaagaaaaaaaaaattgatccCATGAGTACCTTAAAGAAAGCATTTACATAGGAATGATAGCACAGCACCAAATTATATCTTAGTGTATAAACTCCTTTAATCTTATATCAACTTAAAATGCACTGTCCAAAGTTCCCATCctccttttattttcttcaaccGGTATTAGCTTGTACTTTTCCCCAATTTCCAAATATATTATTCAGATATTGAATTCTTACGATTCTAGACGTTTTGTTTAAATGAGTCGATGTAAAGAAAGTATTGCACAGTCCAAGAAACCTGGGAAAATTAACTCATAACAACAAATGCATAAACCATAAAACTCCTGCATATAGTAACCATATAGCTTAGAGATTAGCAAACATGACCAAATTGGTACAAGTAGGAAGATGGATATGCGATAGGACCTTACCttagctttctttcttttaaatcGAACTCTATCCTTTATatctctttcctttcctgcATAATTCCTTGTATTATGTGGCAGCAACCCTGGACTGTGATAACCTAAACCTTCCTCGTCAGATGAACCCTCTGCATCTGCATTTGCCAAAATGCTAGTAGTCCTCTTCTCTAATGCCTTATATTCCTTGTCAGTCATATGAAGGCGTTTTTCTTCAGAAGATTGTGCAAACTCACGCTGAAATTTAGATGGTGGCTCAAGGAAAAGGGCATTTCTCAGGCCAAATATTAAAGGAACTTTAGGCACCTGAATTAAGAAAGTGAAACtaattagaatacatgttcaAAGGCAAAATTCAATACAAATTCAATAAAAGAGAACGGATAACAGAGAATGTAGAATCTCCAAATGCTATAAACTTTTAAAGCTGGAGGCAAATAATATTATGTCCTTGAAGGAACGAATAGTACATAACACGCAAAACAATGGAGCAAATAGAAACATAAAAGgttaagaaaaggaaagaacgTTGCCTTCTGAAGTTTCTTTCGAAGATCAGCATCCTGGGTAGCAACAAAAAAGTGCTCAGAATTATTTTCTCCAATGACCTCCGCAATGCAAGCATCGGCACTAACCCTCTTCTCATGATCACATCTGAATATGAGGTTCAATTACAGttcaaacaaaattaatcCATAGCAAGCAGTACAAACTAGGAAAaagatagcatatgatcaacTTTCCACAAATATTGTCAAAAGATTCAAAGTTTACGacgaaagagagaaagaaagaaagaaagaaaggggtTACCTTGCAATTGCGAGTTTACGAGCTGCTTGGAAGGATGCAGACTGGGAAGCACCAAGCGTTTTCAGCTCCGCCAGAACACAGCTGAAAACCCCACACAGAAAAGTTGTTTGATTTTCAACTAATTGAAAGCAAACTATCTTTAGCGACCCAACCGCATAaggaaaagattaaaaaattgagAGAGAAGGGAACCTGGTGGTAAAAAGCTTGACAGGGGCAGAAAGACAATTGGAGAGAGCCTTGTCGGCGGGTATTAAGTCATTGTGAAGAAGGTGATGAACAAAAGTCCCATCGCAAAGAACCTTGAAGGGCTGCCTGAACCCGAAGCACACTGAGAAAAATCTCACTGTCTTCCTGTGACGCTTCTGCTTCTTGAATCTCatatttctcttctctcttccGTTCCAAAGGTTGAGACTTCACAACCCACACACGGACAGTCGCAGACAGAGCACCCAAAATCCAACTTCGGTCAGGGCAGATCCTAGATAAGGCAGGGGTTTCAGTTTCCGAGGGTTTATTTTGGGTTTAAGCAAAGGCAATTTGGAACAAAAATAGGAATGAAATTGTCTGGTCTGTTAGGCCATGAGCCCACCCTAGGcccaaaatgaaaaagctTTAGCAGTCCAACCCATTTGCAATCATGGCTAAAAGGGcaactttgaaattttacTGTACTGGTAGGGATATAAATGAGTAAGGCATGCCTTAATTTTTTAGATATATTAACCGGAACTATATTATTTGATAGGGAGCCTAAATCCTAtaaatacctaattaaattttttaactaaaatgTATCTAAATATCCTAAAcactattataaatatttagataaataaaattataaatttatttttatatatattataaataaaaattaattttaaaatcataattaaatcatgaatattaataagttttatattaattataaaaatttataaacaaaataatatataaaattaaaatttaatattaaaaattattattcataACTAGATTTAAGTAATGAGTGTTTTAATATCACTATCCGAACTCGTGACGAGTAGTAATTTTACTAATAGAACCCAATTCGAACCCGATTATAGGATATCATAATCCTGTTTAATTAGGTCAATACACCAATTACAAAGTATCCATTGCCACCCTAATACATCAAAGAGTTTATCAAAATTTAGGACACAATTTTCTTCATTGGTTAGTAGGATAAAGGTGTTCATTTGTTAGTAGCATAATGGTTCCACCTTTATCCTTGTCATTAGTGGCTTGAATTCTATTCTTGTTTCAAGTCAACAGGTTTTTTACCTGTCTAAACCACAAGAAACTAGAGAGACTCCCTATAACATTAGCAACAAATACAGGTGTACAATGAGAGTATCTCCTTTACATTATGACAGGGAAATCAGAAACATTACATAGCAC is drawn from Theobroma cacao cultivar B97-61/B2 chromosome 4, Criollo_cocoa_genome_V2, whole genome shotgun sequence and contains these coding sequences:
- the LOC18601146 gene encoding rRNA-processing protein UTP23 homolog; its protein translation is MRFKKQKRHRKTVRFFSVCFGFRQPFKVLCDGTFVHHLLHNDLIPADKALSNCLSAPVKLFTTSCVLAELKTLGASQSASFQAARKLAIARCDHEKRVSADACIAEVIGENNSEHFFVATQDADLRKKLQKVPKVPLIFGLRNALFLEPPSKFQREFAQSSEEKRLHMTDKEYKALEKRTTSILANADAEGSSDEEGLGYHSPGLLPHNTRNYAGKERDIKDRVRFKRKKAKGPNPLSVKKKKSHENTSLASGKEAKGDDGNAQSKRKRKRSRRGKRLDGTDGV